In Alnus glutinosa chromosome 7, dhAlnGlut1.1, whole genome shotgun sequence, the sequence TTACTGGGCTTACACTTTTACTCTTCTTGAGTAAATTTTTCAATCCAAAATATGCCTTTTTAAGTTCACTGTGCTCTGGATCTAGACGGAGACCTTTCTGAAAATGcctgaaaaaaaaatacgaagtgtaataataataataataaaagtactTATTCTAGCCAAATCATAATGACATTACAGCTTTGTTACACAAACCTTATGGCGACATCATGATCTCCTAGATAATAGTAGGCACGGCCACGTAACAATAAAGCCTCTAGATTGTCCTCGTCTTCCTTGAGAACAAGTCCAGACTCAGATATTGCACTGGAATAGTCTCTCTCTGCTAATAATAACTTCACTTTGAGGAGTTTGGCCTGCAAAGGGCAATGCAAATGGGTTAATAAGCTGCTGGAAAACTTAAATTACAGAAGATTATTAATCCCATCTCCATGGGGTCAGCTTACAGGCTGCTCGATATAGTCATGGTAGAAAGGGAAATGAAATGAATGACAataattagaaaacaaaaaacctagAAGATATTACCCTTAAGCATGCTGGAGAAAAAACAAGCACAACTTTATCAACATATTCCAGAGATTTTGTCGAGTCCTCTGAATCAAAGAGAGTCCAAGCTGTATCTAGAGCactctgagcctgatgcaattGAGAAAGCTCCTTTTCTGCTGCTGAATTCCCAGGTTTTAACTCCAGAAACTTTTTGTAGCTCTTCTCAGATTCCTCATATCTACATGAGCCAAAAATCGCCTGAATCATATAATATTCCAATCAGAAATTGGAAGGGAAGAGAGAGCCCAGGAGGGGTGACCCTATAttcttttctaatatttttacaTTAAGAGGATGCTGTACTAATGTGTGTAAATATCAATCTCAACTTTATATGGTTGTTTCAACTAAGATTTAGTGTTTCAATAAATAACTTTAGTCAATTCATACACACAGTAGACTACTAGTCAGCAACATGGaacagagagagaagaagaagaaagaatggcAGCAAAACCTTGATCGTCTTGCAATCAGATTGACCATCATAAGATGGGCAACTCAGACCATACGCTTTATGCTCAGGGGCAAGTCACATTAGCAGCCAGAGAGTATGATCACAGTAATCACATGATAAAAAGGACAGTCACAACAGCAAAGGATAAGGTCCCCTAAGGGACAAGGAAAGGAGGAATAGAGCTAAAGGTGTAAAATGGCTGAGCTATGGAATAAAGGTGGTTGTAGCCGACCACATAATACTGTTGGTAAGAGGGATGCAAAGAAAGAAGTAGAGCTAAATGGttgattattaaaaaattaatcaccTGCTTAATAAAACCAGTATCTTTACCAATCACATCTATTGTATTTCCAACTAATGCATTAAGTTTTATGATAATCACTCCAAAAGGTAGAGAAAGATTGGTAACTTCCATAACAATAATTAGAAGAATTCAATGCTTTTGAATaacattagaaaaagaaaatactagagAAACTAACAAAAATTTCAACAGTGAAAGAACCTGCATAGCTGACGAAGAACGGATGCACGGCGAAAATAAGCTTCCGAAAGTGTTGGATCTGCCTCTATAGCAGAATTAAGATCATCAAGTGCCTCACTATAGCGTTTCACTTTTATACTTTGCGAAACCCTCTCAAGCAACTCCGCGTCACTACCAGGTTTGCCATCTGCATTCCCAAATTACTTGAGTATGCCATTAGATTAGTCATACTCTAATTAAAAGGTGTGTATTCTAACAATTAGCTTAAAGTGAATCAGTACAATCTCCTAATCTCAGCATCAAGGACTTGCATATAGATCTATCCCAATAACGCAACTTGTTTGGCATCAACCAAACATGTTCATctgataaaagaaaattatcaaatatataaaacaaaaagtaCTCCAGCCAACACCCTCACCCTGCAAGCACCTACCCatcagagagagatagagagagagggactaTACACAAATACTTATGATTAACTTTAATAaaccaaaaattatatttattaacaaAGAAAGGGTACACATGCAAAAGATCAAAAGAATCTATACTATTTGCTTCTAATACCACTAAACCATAGATAAGGTTTCTTTTAAGCAACCCCTGAAAAgaactttttttgataagtagcaACCCCTGAAAAGAACTGATTTTAACAGATATACTTTTTTCCAATAAATGATTAAGTCCACTAGTGAGCAACACTTAAAAACATCATATCACAATCACAATAAGGTTAACGCAATTTAAAACACTAGTAAGATATTTCTCTTTTTATCTAAATAAGAACTACATTGTCAAGGCCCCACCCCAGTCCCAGGGTATTgtatttattcacaaaataaaacaaccaCTTCAAACACGAATCATCATAAATTTACAGCAAGTcaccctttaattttgcaaccAGACCAACATGCATGGGGCATCCAGCTTtcagttcaaaattttaatgcaGCAACAGAAGATTATAATTgcaatgaccaaaaaaaaaatcgattgcACGCATATAATAGGTAGAATACTGCATGCAGCATCTATTCTTTCAGATTAGGCACCACTATTCACCTTAAAAGACAATGGAATgttagagagagggagagatccgGGGTGGGGGGAAGGAGCCAAAAACCAAGGATATTTCTTGCAACACAGAAAAGGTGGAATACCACTTTTAAAGCTCTAAATCAAAGTCATTGCAGTAAAGTATTCCATAACATCCAACCTCCACTAGCACCTGCAAAATATTTCAACTCAAAACTGCATGGAAgtatttcttcctttttttttaggtaGAAAATATGTCTTTTGAATCCATGTAGGTCGAACTGACAGACTTCATGAGAAAAGCCAACAACCATACGACCTCATCACCCCAAAAAGATTCATCTAGGATAGTTTGCAATTTCTTTTGGGTAATCCCACAACTAGCAGAGCCTATATAGATAGATAGAGGAGAGCCTAGAGAATGaacttattttaaatcaaattcggtttaattttttttaatgtagttGTTTCCAGTATCATAAAGGTTTGAGCACAACAACATTTCCAAAAGTACAAAAGCTTTCTTAGTAACTACTACTTTCACACAATTAGAAATCTGATTTCTAGTAGTTCCTTCACCCAGGCATCACATGAAAATGTTGCCTCTGAGGTTCCCAATATCTACTTCTCAATGAAGTCGAGAAGAAAAAGACTTTACGCCTTCGACAATAAAGAAAATTATCAATagcaataaaatataaaaaacaacaaatggAGAGGATCAAATGTGAACTAATGATATGCTGATaaccttaccaaaaaaaaaacagtactGGAAATCATATCAATAagcatattttaaacaaatgacCCAACAAATAAAACAGGTAAAGCATTTGTAATATTTGGTACACAGAAACATGACTGATAATGAATAGCCTGGATAAAGTAGGTAACTTTATGCAGTTAATTACCCATAAATCTAAAATTTagaacaataataataacaacaacaatacttatcaaaaaaataataacaacaacaataatcaGTGGAAACTTTGCTTTCTTGTTGGGAAGCGTCTCTGTCATTTTCACTTATtattacataataataatagataAAACAGAGATGGAGTTCTAAAAAGAGCCCTAGctcatgacttttttttttcctcttctatcCTTCTTATATCAAGTTCCATTATGTAATGAAGTCACCACAACATTCCCCATGCATAACTTACAATGACTGTCaaatttaacaaataaatttaaaaaaaaaagaatgaatatTACGAATTTCTTATGTTActttaacaaaaatttcttatgttACACTAGTCTTAGTTTTAAAGATAACAGTGAAAAAGGTAAAGCATACTaacaagaaaaatgtaaaacatTTTTGAAATTTCCCACATCAGTTATGCACGAATAGCCAGAATGAACTTCTACACTCTTTGCTACCAGAATGTGCAAACACTTGGACCTATGTCATAttgttttcttcaattttcatgtgTAAGCTGGGCATTGGGAGCCAGCAGGGATGAAAAATAAGCTCCCCATAAAAAAGGGCAGTCATACATAATCCTTCCAAGCCTTAATAGCCCAAAAGAACAAATGTTTACTCAAACGAAGCCAATTACAGAAATCGAGGCCATAGCCATAAAAACAGGTAAAGAACTTGCACCAGTTAATTTTTTAGCAATAATTGACAACCACGTGTAAATTTTATACATGCAATTTGCTATTTGGCTAACCATATACATTATTTTTTGCTtccaaataaaaaaggaaaacgaGAATTATACATAAcaagaatataacaaaaacACAAATGGATGTAAGAgcattaatcaaaaaaaaaaaaaaaaggacttgaGATCTAGGACAGACAGAGACACACACTTGATCCCTCCAATATGCCTTTTTCCATCATATGAGTGCAAGAAGTTTGATTTCAATACGGTGAAAGCAAAAATGCTTCATAAGAAGCTATGAAGCATTAGAGGATAACAGCAACAATGACAAAACAAGATATCATCCACAACGATAGTCAAACCAGAGACAAAACTTCCAATTATGAAGAAGAAGCTTCAAACTCCTTAAAGGTTGTTAATATGTCCATACAGCCGTAGAAAGTGATAGCACAAATTCAAACCCACATggataaaattacaatttgatattcaaaattatcctcttattttttattttttattttttattttttattttttatgaggtAGCTCTAGCTAATTTCTTGTTCTGCTTCTTCAGCTCATGATGGCAGGCATTGCCCATAGAAATAAAGAatcacaaaacacaaaaaataaacaattttttttgggggttggGGGAACCAGAACCTAAGCAACGAGAATATAGAAATTGTAAACAACGTACGTATATCAAGAAGCGTATTGATTTCAAGTAAAGAGATCGAAGCGTGAGAGTCACAAACCTAACGCAGAAACGAGCGGCTGGAGGAGGAGGAGCTGGCAAGCAAACACAAAATGGAGTATGAACACCGAGTACACCAATCCTCTCCATGCCACCCCATCCATGGCCGTTGAGAATCCGGCAAGATTCATCGTCCCTCCCTCTCTTTGGCAAACGCTGTACAGATAAATATAAGCTTCATAAAAGCacaaagaaaagtaaaaacagAGAGGGTCCAAGAATTCGATTACATATAGGCTTCCTTCCAAATTTGGTGTTTATTGGATTTAGATTTATTAGAGAAGCGGGCGAGAGGGTCTGCATTTCCTTCCACGTTGCTCCTACCAATCCCTGTGATACACGTGCCACCTGTCAAGAATCAGGCTAATAGGAAACTGCCACGTCATGAAGAGCCTTCgtgttcttttttttggttgcttTAATTAATCTGGagattagtctttttttttttttttttttagttatatgtGAAATTGTACTGAATTTTGGGTCAAGTGGACCAAGGCCCAATGTGGGCTGGCATTACGTGGGCCATCTTACAGGAACTACCCAATCTATTCCTTAAGATTGTGGGTGCGGGCTGCCTCAACAAAACTAAATTTCCACTACTTCTAATTAAGCGgtggtttttattttctcaaatcTCAAAAACCAAGGAGAGTACAATTTGCTAAGGCATTTTAGagggtgttttttattttttgaaaaaagtattctgatgtgacataaaagagAAGTAGTTTtgattgttttgtattttgttgttggtaatgtttttgttttgaaaagaaaaaacaaaagggagaaagaacgattattattaaaaaaaaaaaaagccaatcTGATACTATGCGCtatctttttatacaaatttaGTTGTTATAGAATGAGTGTGTCTAGGTCCTAGTAAGATGGTTTTACTTTTGACTCAATGAGTTGTCAACCTTTCTCGTGAGTTGCCTTATGGCATAGCCTACTTCCACATCAATTAAGGTCTTAAACTTGTTTGTGGGATCCTACACACACACAAGGCATGAATCAATTGATCATATCATGATTGTTTTGTGTGATTGTTTTTGTCCGTTAAGTGGTATCACAATGTCATGTCATTTTTACACATGTATGAAATTGTTGTGTGATTAACATTCATACGTTATCATTGATTTGAGTGATGTAACACTTCATTTATGCAATGTGAAGTAGGTACTACACTTCTATGTGGTGTAGGGGTAGTAGATTGATAGTACATTTCTATGCGTGTTAAACCGTGACATTTCTGACCCGAATGTTATAATTGCTTGGATGTCTAtccctttttctctttgttgtgtGATAATATACAATCGTGCTACATTGATATAATTGTGAAAtgtcatattttgtttttgtgataTTGAAATGCTTAATTATGAGTTCTGAATATGAATGgtggatttaaattttttaaattgtttcaaAATTACATATATTACCATGCAAATTAAGAGTTTGTTTGAGTATTTCAGCCTTCAATAAGGGTTCATTCAAGATAGTATTTGATCTACTTGTGGCTTGATAGATTAGGTTTATAtcttggggggagggggggacaTAGTAACTCATATGTGTCTGTAAAGGTTTTGTTCGAATGACCAAATGAAAATTTGTTAGGTTTTTGGAATTGGCTCATTCAGTGtctaaaacttatttttatgttttttgagATTTGTTAGTTGTGTCCTTAGTTCTACGGCTAAAGATGTTGAAGACTGTTTTGGAAAAGACAAGTATAACAGTTGAAGTCCAGACACATAGGCTGTCTGGACATAAACAGTTCTAAGGAGTACTTGTCCCCTGGGTTGTCCGGACAAGCATGTAGACACCCACTCTCAGGTTAGCTGATGGCCGGACATGTGGAGTTCCATGGAGTTTATTGTCCCCTTGGATGTCCTGACATGGTTGCATACATCAGGCACTCGACCTTTgacagcacatcaggctccatggcacaAGCAGCAACAGcaaagatttgttcctgccaaacctagtggcaaaccaaaggagaacaaatcaaggcacttcaagaaaaagccgcaaaagcccaacaacaaccatgcctatgaagggttgctgagcatGATGTAGAGTATGCTAAGACGGCTGGACAGCCTGGATATGGCCCGTAGACCTCCACCAAAgattaagcaggtatgggtcaagaaggatgaggccattcaccccttgagggggagtggactcacctagttagGTGAAGtcacaccatgcctaggatttttgGTTCCtgaatcctagtgcatgtcaagtatATTTGTATTGcattatcttgtcatatcttgtTTATGCTTTGCATTCTAGTCTTGGAACCATATATTCTCTATCCCTAAATTTTCTcctgttgtcttgagaaaacttCTGCAGGTAATTTATGAGGATAACAGTAAAAGCACgttgggcggctgcttttctgtcatGGTAATTCCGAACCTTTTTCCTTGAGGATATGTTTGATCTTACTTCACATGttaggactagatattgtttcttttcctcatagcatgtctttgtttttctgtttttcttttgatagctttttagatatcgtatgtatttttgcctgatatctcagttcattgtgcattgattgaatatgcttataaatgattgagagtttatgtctgatatctgctaagtttccTTACtgcatcttaatactagataATTACTTTTCTCATGGGATGAAATtgtacactatccaaagctcccctaaggtaattttttctctctctgattttaACTTCAAGAAATTCttgtgagagagatttttttttttgctaagtttgtcaaattgaccaactcacaaGTTAAACCTAGAACTTATAAATTCTTGCATTCTCTCTAGGTGGCAGcacaagcaataaataaagcattaaaaaattagaaaaattggATTCTAAAGATCCAATGCTGAATATGCTTAaaatgttcttaaacttgtccttatagaaataGTCAACAACCAATTCATTGCGGAAACATACGGTCACTAATGGACtgagtaaaagaaaaatgctgcatcttagagggagtgtatcagatgagggtgactaagccctagtaagataaggtttgactttttgactaatctaacattgaatttctctctagtttagaaaattcaattgtgtTAAATGATATCAACAAACTTCAtactttattgagaaagctttcacacacacacacacacacacacacacacacacacacacaaacacgcatagcatgagttaagtaaactttttaaaaattctatCTGTAGAgaaatttatgcttattgattgcttgactttcaattatatgtttgcatatttttgaattgctatttgactgttttatcagtatggatacatgcgtgtttgaagctaacattaggaaaaattatttttctgcactTTTCCTCTGAATTCAGCTTTTTTTGTGTAGAGGGTCCGGACGAACCGGTTCTTGAGTCCAGATGCGTGCGGCCTGCTGATTTGCCAGAGCTGTCTGGATGAGTTAGTAACCCGTCCAAACACGCACCCTAGGGTTTTAAAACCCGTAGCTTTCTCCTAGCCGCAGTACCACTGTTTgccttgattttttcttttctctttatttttctctcgGGTTTCTCGTATTTCTCTCGAGTTTTTGGTGCTTTTTGGCTTTCTCTGCATTatctcctcattttttttttgttccaggTATGCCCTTGTCTCTATTTCTCTTTTAGTTGCTTTATATGTTTTAGAAAATAGAGATTTAAGGTTTATTggaatattttgagatatttgcaTTAGATTATTTCTGCATGAGAAATATTCTTGTTGTATGTTGAGGTTGGAATATTTTTTAGTGCATTGCTATGATCATATTTTTGACATTTAACTGCATGCATGCACgtgatcatctttatgtcctaTATTAGTTTTGCATGTGCAATTATTATTAGAAGAGATTATTTCTGCATGCTTATGCTATTATTTTGGTCATACTGCTTCTGACCTGAAAAAGGAATCTAACTATTTGGATTATTGGTGCATATTCTGggtatatttgtttttgttctatgttacagatatttctaacaaaagGTCCAAATCTGAGATTGCTGCTGCAAGGGCAAGAATTGAGCAACGAACCATTATAATAGAGCAAGCCGTTGTCAGACAGGATGTGATGGTGTCTCCATTTGACTTCATGGACtatatttttcaggaaaataatTGGTAGAGCACGTACACTTGCAATACAGTCTATCCTAGACTTGTGCGAGAATTTTATGCTAATATGAAGATTGACCAGATTAATCAGATGCGTCCCATCCTGAAGAGCAAAGTTCATGGCCAATCAATCACAGTTGATCCTAAGCTTATCAGTGACGTGACTCACATTCCACTGATTGCTTTTCTTGGGCTTTCGTATCCAGATTTTGTGGACCTCCCTCCATTGAAGACTTGAGGTTGTTATTTGATCCTCAAGGGGTTGAAGAGTGGCATGAAGAGATGAGGAATATTCCCATTGGATGGCTGCAATCTCCTCACTAGGTTCTGGCTCGCATCATGATGCAGAATTTGTGGCCGCTTTCCAGAAACAGCAATATCACCATCCGCAGAGCCAGATTTTTATATGCCATCATCAGACGTGTCCccttctgtctttgcaagcacatAGTTCAAACTATGATGGAGATGTTGGAGGAACATCAGATGGGATTACCCTATGGTTGTTTGGTGACTAGGATTTGCATGAGGTTTCTAAGGACATTCTTGCATCTGAGCTTGATGTCAAACCTAAAGGAGCTTTTGGAAAGCATATTGTGATGAAGTCCAACGCTCAGCTACAAAGGCATATGGATCCAGAGGAGCAAGTTGATCCAGCTCCACCTGCCCATCCAGAGCCTTCATCAGCTTCTTCCTCTCAGGGTCCTTCTTATGGTGATGCAGTATTGAGTGCCCTGGAGCATATCGCGGGTCAGCTGCAGTCTAAGCAGGCTCAGTTCCAGTCTATGGACACACGTTTGACTGAGCACTTTCAGTCTGTTGATGAGAGATTCCTAGTGCTGGATGCCAAAGTGGAGCGAGTTAGCATCAATATGGAGAAATATCATATGCATCAGGGCACAGACAATGAAGGAGTTTAAAGTGCTGtgtcactttatttatttatcatgtATTTTGAAACACTTTTATTCTGACTGAGCTactttcatgaacatctttGTTTATTGTTCATTGGTTTTTAAACCATTGTggcttattttattattctgtttaccctttatcgtgttgagacaaaaagggggagtaatttatattttttggtataagtcatttttgtcccagaatggccaaaggaggagtttgttggtttatttttactggctacattctggttgacaaaaaagGCTTTCATATCAGGGACTTCCATTTTAGGGATTGCTATAACAGGGACACCGTAATTCAGAGCCTTTcagaagaatattgcaaaatattaatTCCAAATATGGAATGGACTGATCAAGACATGATATCTGCTCAAAATATCCCTAAGAAGGCAATTTCCTGTTGAAGGAAATATTCTGGAGATTTTACAGCTCAAAAAGTTGGTTTTTCCTACAGCCCGTCCAAACGCCCAAATGCTAGAGTCCGGACGCGAGCCACTGAGAGTCAAACTCCTATGAAGGTCCAAACTGCTTAGCAGACGAGAGCCATAAAGAACAAAAGTCCTATGAAGGTCCGGACGGCCCAGCAGACGTGAGTCACAGAGAGCAAAAGTCTGCATGAAGGTTCGGACACAAATGCATTGACTGCGGACGTTGGAAGTACTttatgcaaccgtccgaacgcactTCAGTGTTTACTAGAAGTTTTAAGTTGCAGGTTCGGACGCCAGTGACTAGGTCCAAACGCTACCTTATGGAATCCGAGTTTgtgtagaattaggttttctgaagcctatttaaaggggcgtCTAGGCTGCTTATTCGTAAGGAATCTGTATAGAATTCCAGTgagctaagagagggtgtttaggcagatattgttagatttgctagctctcttagagtttttgtgttgtgtaatttgatcaattgaagtctagcttagggaggagccctaagctaaatgagttcattgaagaccccttcagacaTGAGGTCTAGTTGagaagcgttcacgtataggtacgtgtcagagttagaggtacgactactgcattgggttatgtgagtattactaccttgtaactagctttgtcttttgaatagaggatttcctgggtttggctaccctgaagtggtttttctcttgataaaagttttcacttcgtcaacaaaatgtttgtctcttttaaattctgcatttaatattttgttgcactgtTGATCACACACATATCAcaattaaattctgcatttatttttcaaatgctCTTTGTACTTCTATGGAGGCAGACTATGACACAAATGATGAATGAGAAAACATATGTTGTTTGAGAtagatttttcttctcttttggtggTGAGACTCTGCCAAAACCAATGAGACTCGGTTTCAACCCCTTCTTATCGTTATTTTGTTGAGGATCTGAATTAACGTTAGAATcatctttattttctgttgatcttttatctattttgtgaaaaatcgATTTTTGTCCTGCGTCACTTACTCTCAAAACTTCACATTTTTGTCACGAAATGACAAAGGGAAAGTACATCCAATAAATAGAGACAAAAACAATCAAGCAACCAAAGAAACTTAGTCTCTGTGACCTTAAATTTGCAATACAAACATTGACTTAAACATAACCATGATGCACTCGGACCAAGACAACATGATGTGCAACAGTTTAACAACTTAGACAACTTGTGCATGTGATGACAATTATATGATGTAGTAAATGCCATGACCAAAAATAAtgtatccaaaaaaaagaacaacTGAATTACACCAAGGTTT encodes:
- the LOC133872945 gene encoding dnaJ protein P58IPK homolog isoform X1 is translated as MNLAGFSTAMDGVAWRGLVYSVFILHFVFACQLLLLQPLVSALDGKPGSDAELLERVSQSIKVKRYSEALDDLNSAIEADPTLSEAYFRRASVLRQLCRYEESEKSYKKFLELKPGNSAAEKELSQLHQAQSALDTAWTLFDSEDSTKSLEYVDKVVLVFSPACLRAKLLKVKLLLAERDYSSAISESGLVLKEDEDNLEALLLRGRAYYYLGDHDVAIRHFQKGLRLDPEHSELKKAYFGLKNLLKKSKSAEDNVNKGKLRLAVEDFKAALALDPNHLAHNVHLHLGLCKVLVKLGRGKDAISSCDEALNIDGELIDALVQRGEAKLLTEDWKGAVEDLKSAAQKSPQDMNIREALMRAEKALKMSLRKDWYKILGVSKTSSMFEIKRAYKKLALQWHPDKNVDNREEAEAHFREIAAAYEVLSNEEKRTRYDRGEDIEDMGMGTGGGGFHQNFGGGGQEYTFTFDGGFPGGGFGGGFPGGFEFQF